The following proteins are encoded in a genomic region of bacterium:
- a CDS encoding aldehyde dehydrogenase EutE encodes LGRFEDKVIKNRLVTLKTPGPEALQPRTWTGDRGLTLTDWAPFGVIGAITPTTNPTSTIICNTIGMVAAGNSVVFNVHPSARA; translated from the coding sequence CTCGGCCGCTTCGAGGACAAGGTCATCAAGAACCGACTCGTGACGCTCAAGACACCCGGGCCGGAGGCGCTGCAGCCCCGCACCTGGACCGGCGACCGCGGCCTCACGCTGACCGACTGGGCGCCCTTCGGCGTCATCGGCGCCATCACCCCGACCACCAACCCCACCTCGACGATCATCTGCAACACCATCGGCATGGTGGCCGCCGGCAACAGCGTCGTGTTCAACGTGCACCCGAGCGCGCGCGCCTGA